A window of Tautonia plasticadhaerens contains these coding sequences:
- a CDS encoding DUF697 domain-containing protein: MNRTIKNAAVLVSGFVLLSFGVVVVNQTAGVVSLAGEVHPLLGKATLVGLVGSYAALIGVPVVLFVRLPRSLDPPRAEDDPAFPDHLDNLRRRLAGNPLVTEADLASRAGLDRAIAQLDARADEIVRSTASVVFLSTAVSQNGKFDAMIVLAAQSRMVWQVAHLYSQRPTAKDMTRLYANVAATAFAAGAIEEVDLNEQIQPILGSTVGSMAGAIPGFQVATMLLVNSVMSGSANAYLTLRVGLIAKKYCGAVVLQPRPAIRRAASAEAARMLGGIVAAGTAKISGAVWGAVREKGTQTFDGVKGRVVTTYDSVKGNVTAKVTTVSESARGAGDRVFRRFQRGPGRPGAEPTG; this comes from the coding sequence ATGAATCGCACGATCAAGAACGCGGCCGTCCTCGTCAGCGGGTTCGTCCTGCTCTCCTTCGGCGTCGTCGTGGTCAACCAGACGGCCGGGGTCGTCTCGCTGGCGGGCGAGGTCCATCCCCTGCTGGGGAAGGCCACGCTGGTCGGCCTGGTCGGCTCCTACGCGGCCCTGATCGGCGTGCCGGTGGTGCTGTTCGTCCGGCTCCCCCGGTCGCTCGATCCCCCCCGGGCCGAGGACGACCCCGCCTTCCCCGATCACCTGGATAATCTCCGCCGCCGGCTCGCCGGCAACCCCCTCGTCACCGAGGCCGACCTGGCCTCCCGGGCCGGGCTCGACCGCGCCATCGCCCAGCTCGACGCCCGGGCCGACGAGATCGTCCGCTCCACCGCCTCGGTCGTCTTCCTGTCGACGGCCGTCTCCCAGAACGGCAAGTTCGACGCGATGATCGTCCTGGCGGCGCAATCCCGGATGGTCTGGCAGGTCGCCCACCTCTACAGCCAGCGGCCGACGGCGAAGGACATGACCCGGCTCTACGCCAACGTGGCCGCCACCGCCTTCGCCGCCGGGGCGATCGAGGAGGTCGACCTCAACGAGCAGATCCAGCCGATCCTCGGCTCGACCGTCGGCTCGATGGCCGGCGCCATCCCCGGCTTCCAGGTCGCCACGATGCTGCTGGTCAACTCGGTGATGTCCGGCTCGGCCAACGCCTACCTGACCCTCCGGGTCGGCCTGATCGCCAAGAAGTACTGCGGCGCCGTCGTCCTCCAGCCCAGGCCGGCGATCCGACGCGCCGCCTCGGCCGAGGCCGCCCGGATGCTCGGCGGCATCGTCGCCGCCGGCACCGCCAAGATCTCCGGCGCCGTCTGGGGGGCCGTCCGGGAGAAGGGCACCCAGACCTTCGACGGCGTCAAGGGCCGCGTGGTGACCACGTATGACAGCGTGAAGGGGAACGTCACCGCCAAGGTCACCACCGTCTCCGAGTCGGCCCGGGGTGCCGGCGACCGCGTCTTTCGACGCTTCCAGCGTGGCCCCGGCCGTCCTGGCGCCGAGCCGACCGGCTGA
- a CDS encoding alpha/beta hydrolase family protein — protein MPLRLAAPCVLLLIGSTPLLAQPDASESAGAVEALRAALDENRGMPADLAGEPFARVPLTREDAATARGLIWQAHEARIRRDRAGELEARVIEDGDLTMPFSYSTFGEEPEGGRGLYISMHGGGNAPARVNDRQWENQKRLYEVGEGIYLAPRAPTNTWNLWHEPHIDRMFGRLIETLIVLEGVDPDRVYLLGYSAGGDGVYQLAPRMADRWAAAAMMAGHPNGVSLRSLRNVPFALQVGGDDSAYDRNTVGREYGDRLDALREEDPGGYEHLVKIYEGKGHWMDREDAVALPWMAGFTRDPIPSKVVWEQVGTPHGRSYWLAVPPEDARLGSLVVATRGGQTIEVAEAEGVSTLLVRLDDRMVDLDRPVRVEHRGEALYEGIAPRTIGTLLETLVGRGDPGLLFDAEVSVALPDAG, from the coding sequence GTGCCCCTCCGCCTTGCAGCCCCTTGCGTGTTGCTCCTGATCGGGTCGACTCCGCTGCTCGCGCAGCCCGACGCCTCGGAGTCGGCCGGGGCGGTCGAGGCGCTCCGGGCCGCGCTCGACGAGAATCGCGGCATGCCGGCCGATCTCGCCGGGGAGCCGTTCGCCCGGGTGCCGCTCACCCGGGAGGACGCGGCGACGGCCCGGGGCCTGATCTGGCAGGCGCACGAGGCCCGGATCCGCCGGGATCGGGCCGGGGAGCTGGAGGCCCGGGTGATCGAGGACGGCGACCTGACGATGCCCTTCTCCTATTCGACCTTCGGCGAGGAGCCGGAGGGGGGGCGGGGCCTCTACATCTCGATGCACGGTGGCGGCAACGCGCCCGCCCGGGTGAACGACCGCCAGTGGGAGAACCAGAAGCGACTTTACGAGGTGGGGGAGGGGATCTACCTCGCCCCCCGGGCGCCGACGAACACCTGGAACCTCTGGCACGAGCCGCACATCGACCGGATGTTCGGCCGGCTGATCGAGACGCTGATCGTGCTCGAAGGGGTGGATCCGGACCGGGTGTACCTGCTCGGCTATTCGGCCGGGGGGGACGGCGTGTATCAGCTCGCCCCGAGGATGGCCGACCGCTGGGCCGCGGCCGCGATGATGGCCGGGCACCCCAACGGCGTCTCCCTGCGGTCGCTCCGCAACGTCCCCTTCGCGCTCCAGGTCGGCGGCGACGACTCGGCATATGACCGAAATACGGTCGGCCGGGAGTACGGCGATCGGCTCGATGCGCTCCGGGAGGAGGACCCGGGCGGCTACGAGCACCTCGTGAAGATCTACGAGGGGAAGGGACACTGGATGGACCGGGAAGACGCGGTGGCCTTGCCCTGGATGGCCGGGTTCACCCGGGATCCGATCCCGTCGAAGGTCGTCTGGGAGCAGGTCGGCACCCCTCACGGGCGATCGTACTGGCTCGCGGTGCCTCCCGAGGACGCGAGGCTCGGGTCGTTGGTGGTGGCGACCCGGGGGGGCCAGACCATCGAGGTCGCCGAGGCGGAGGGGGTGTCGACGCTCCTGGTCCGGCTCGACGACCGGATGGTCGACCTCGACCGGCCGGTCCGGGTCGAGCACCGGGGCGAGGCGCTGTACGAGGGGATCGCGCCCCGGACGATCGGGACGCTGCTGGAGACGCTGGTCGGCCGGGGCGACCCGGGCCTCCTGTTCGACGCGGAGGTGTCGGTCGCCTTGCCCGACGCGGGTTGA
- the acs gene encoding acetate--CoA ligase, which yields MANQSGGGGSIESVLVENRVFPPPKEFASRAQISSLDQYEQLWDRARAEPEAFWGELANELITWIRPFSTVLEWTPPHAKWFLGGTLNVAANCVDRHAEGPRADKPALIWVGEPGDERTISYKELKDEVSKFANVLKGLGVKKGDVVALYMPMVPELAIACLACARLGAPHTVVFGGFSSEALAGRIQDCSAKVLVTADGGYRRGKVVPLKANADGAVDHCPTIESVVVLKRTDDDVPMVEGRDRWWHDLAASASADCPAEPMDSEDTLFILYTSGSTGKPKGIQHTTAGYLLGTAYTTKVVFDLKEDDVYFCTADIGWITGHSYLVYGPLANGVTSVMYEGAPNFPDEARFWKIIEDHKVTILYTAPTAIRAFMKWGKQFPKRHDLSSLRLLGTVGEPINPEAWIWYNEVIGGGRCPIVDTWWQTETGAIMISPLPGATPTRPGSATRPLPGIVPEVLDHDGNPVPDGHGGLLAITQPWPSMLRTLWGDDDRYRQTYWSMFPGRYFTGDGARKDADGNFWIMGRVDDVLNVSGHRLSTMEIESALVSHPAVAEAAVVGKPDDLKGQAVAAFVTLESGQDPTDALKKALAAHVVKEIGALARPDVIRFTESLPKTRSGKIMRRLLRDVAAGVESTGDTTTLEDLSVLAQLRQGDEG from the coding sequence ATGGCAAACCAGAGCGGCGGCGGCGGTTCGATCGAGAGCGTGCTGGTCGAGAATCGCGTCTTCCCGCCCCCCAAGGAATTCGCGTCCCGCGCCCAGATCTCAAGTCTCGACCAGTACGAGCAGCTCTGGGACCGCGCCAGGGCCGAGCCCGAGGCCTTCTGGGGAGAGCTGGCCAACGAGCTGATCACCTGGATCCGACCCTTCTCCACCGTCCTGGAGTGGACCCCGCCGCACGCGAAGTGGTTCCTCGGCGGCACGCTGAACGTCGCCGCCAACTGCGTCGACCGCCACGCCGAAGGGCCCCGCGCCGACAAGCCGGCGTTGATCTGGGTCGGCGAGCCGGGGGACGAGCGGACGATCTCCTACAAGGAATTGAAGGACGAGGTCTCGAAGTTCGCCAACGTCCTGAAAGGCCTCGGCGTGAAGAAGGGGGACGTGGTCGCCCTCTACATGCCGATGGTGCCGGAGCTGGCGATCGCCTGCCTGGCCTGCGCCCGGCTCGGGGCGCCGCACACGGTGGTCTTCGGCGGGTTCAGCTCCGAGGCCCTGGCGGGCCGGATCCAGGACTGCTCGGCCAAGGTGCTCGTCACCGCCGACGGCGGCTACCGGCGCGGCAAGGTCGTGCCGCTGAAGGCCAACGCCGACGGCGCCGTCGACCACTGCCCGACGATCGAGTCGGTCGTCGTCCTGAAGCGGACGGACGACGACGTGCCGATGGTCGAGGGCCGGGACCGCTGGTGGCACGACCTGGCCGCCTCGGCCTCGGCCGACTGCCCCGCCGAGCCGATGGACAGCGAGGACACGCTGTTCATCCTCTACACCTCCGGCTCGACCGGCAAGCCGAAGGGGATCCAGCACACCACGGCCGGCTACCTGCTGGGCACCGCCTACACCACCAAGGTCGTCTTCGACCTGAAGGAAGACGACGTCTACTTCTGCACCGCCGACATCGGCTGGATCACCGGGCACTCGTACCTCGTGTACGGCCCGCTGGCCAACGGGGTCACCTCGGTGATGTACGAGGGGGCGCCGAACTTCCCGGACGAGGCACGGTTCTGGAAGATCATCGAGGACCACAAGGTCACGATCCTCTACACCGCCCCGACGGCCATCCGGGCCTTCATGAAGTGGGGCAAGCAGTTCCCGAAGCGGCACGACCTCTCCAGCCTCCGCCTGCTGGGCACGGTGGGGGAGCCGATCAACCCCGAGGCCTGGATCTGGTACAACGAGGTCATCGGCGGCGGCCGATGCCCGATCGTCGACACCTGGTGGCAGACCGAGACCGGGGCCATCATGATCTCCCCGCTCCCCGGCGCCACGCCCACCCGGCCCGGCTCGGCCACCCGTCCGCTGCCGGGGATCGTCCCCGAGGTCCTCGACCACGACGGCAACCCCGTCCCCGACGGCCACGGCGGCCTGCTGGCCATCACCCAGCCCTGGCCCTCGATGCTCCGGACCCTCTGGGGGGACGACGACCGCTACCGGCAGACCTACTGGTCGATGTTCCCCGGCCGCTACTTCACCGGCGACGGCGCCCGCAAGGACGCCGACGGCAACTTCTGGATCATGGGCCGGGTGGACGACGTGCTGAACGTCTCCGGCCACCGGCTCTCGACGATGGAGATCGAGAGCGCCCTGGTCAGCCACCCCGCCGTGGCCGAGGCCGCGGTGGTCGGCAAGCCCGACGACCTGAAGGGCCAGGCCGTCGCCGCCTTCGTCACCCTCGAATCGGGCCAGGACCCGACCGACGCCCTGAAGAAGGCCCTGGCCGCCCACGTCGTCAAGGAGATCGGCGCCCTGGCCCGGCCCGACGTGATCCGGTTCACCGAGTCCCTCCCCAAGACCCGGTCCGGCAAGATCATGAGACGCCTGCTCCGCGACGTGGCCGCCGGGGTCGAGTCCACCGGCGACACCACGACGCTGGAGGACCTGAGCGTCCTGGCGCAATTGCGTCAGGGCGACGAGGGCTGA
- a CDS encoding DUF1579 domain-containing protein — MHAEPQDQHRWLEKLVGEWTYESEMLMGPDQPTMTAQGVEVVRSLGGLWTIAEGEGEVPDVGPMSSIMTLGFDPAGGRFVGTFIATGMAHLWTYSGSLDETGKVLTLEAEGPSFSGQGTAKYVDSIELVDDDHRNMTSRILGEDGNWVQFMTIRYTRKA; from the coding sequence ATGCACGCGGAACCCCAGGATCAGCACCGTTGGCTGGAGAAGCTCGTCGGGGAATGGACCTACGAGTCCGAGATGCTGATGGGCCCGGACCAGCCGACGATGACGGCGCAGGGGGTCGAGGTCGTCCGCTCGCTCGGCGGCCTCTGGACCATCGCCGAGGGCGAGGGCGAGGTGCCGGACGTCGGGCCCATGAGCTCGATCATGACGCTCGGCTTCGACCCGGCCGGCGGCCGCTTCGTGGGGACGTTCATCGCCACAGGGATGGCCCACCTCTGGACGTACAGCGGCTCGCTCGACGAGACCGGCAAGGTGCTGACGCTGGAGGCCGAGGGGCCGAGCTTCTCCGGCCAGGGGACGGCGAAATACGTGGACAGCATCGAGCTGGTCGACGACGACCACCGCAACATGACGTCCCGCATCCTGGGAGAGGACGGCAACTGGGTCCAGTTCATGACGATCCGCTACACCCGGAAGGCGTGA
- a CDS encoding efflux RND transporter periplasmic adaptor subunit — protein MPFEPPLRPFLLAMPVVAISGLAGLYQAGGLPWGRDPGPGGPPVARVMRLDPQSRFAVTVPGQVKSARYTLIECEVENISGAGLSTGGRGSRSRSPSGLTLISLVPEGSYVNAGEILAEIDPSRFDEIARLLQISVEEARAEEAKAGLDLQAAEIALAEYLDGVRPQTLMQLEGQVALAKSQLQQQQDHLDWTNRVLPLGYVAISAVQDELITMLQSRLALDRAERSVRDYVRYTQPKLTRQLESRLDQARASHRFALRRLELDEERLALAESQLERCTIRAPHDGRVVYCTTRDGSPIRVGLEVYRRMDLFLLPDLDRPVVEAQVNQTQIWRVAEGMEARVRVDAKPGLVLRGRVTQVSPFADTEDTMARATGVMRYNVGIELEPGERLLPGLSAEVAILIPAERNAMAIPSEALAVEGGETVCFVVGPAGVERRVVDARPGSIDRLQVVDGLSEGEEVLLGPPGPAPEPETTAPDRPESVVETA, from the coding sequence ATGCCATTCGAGCCCCCGCTCAGGCCGTTCCTGCTGGCGATGCCCGTCGTGGCGATCTCCGGGCTCGCCGGGCTCTATCAGGCGGGCGGCCTGCCCTGGGGCCGGGATCCCGGGCCGGGCGGCCCCCCGGTGGCGCGGGTCATGCGCCTCGACCCGCAGTCCCGGTTCGCCGTCACGGTCCCCGGCCAGGTCAAGAGTGCCCGGTACACGCTGATCGAGTGCGAGGTCGAGAACATCAGCGGGGCGGGGTTGAGCACCGGAGGGCGGGGCTCCCGTTCGCGGAGCCCGTCGGGCCTGACGCTCATCAGCCTCGTCCCCGAGGGGTCCTACGTGAACGCCGGCGAGATCCTCGCCGAGATCGACCCCTCCCGGTTCGACGAGATCGCCCGGCTGCTGCAGATCAGCGTCGAGGAGGCCCGGGCGGAGGAGGCCAAGGCGGGGCTCGACCTGCAGGCCGCCGAGATCGCCCTGGCCGAGTACCTCGACGGCGTCCGCCCGCAGACGCTCATGCAGCTCGAGGGGCAGGTCGCGCTGGCGAAGTCCCAGCTCCAGCAGCAGCAGGACCACCTCGACTGGACCAACCGCGTGCTGCCCCTCGGCTACGTCGCGATCTCGGCCGTCCAGGACGAGCTGATCACCATGCTCCAGTCCCGGCTGGCGCTCGACCGCGCCGAGCGGTCGGTCCGGGACTACGTCCGGTATACCCAGCCGAAGCTGACCCGGCAGCTCGAGTCGAGGCTCGACCAGGCCCGGGCGTCCCACCGCTTCGCCCTCCGCCGCCTGGAGCTGGACGAGGAGCGGCTGGCCCTGGCCGAGTCGCAGCTCGAACGCTGCACCATCCGGGCCCCCCACGACGGCCGGGTGGTCTACTGCACCACCCGGGACGGCTCGCCGATCCGGGTGGGCCTGGAGGTCTACCGCCGGATGGACCTGTTCCTGCTGCCGGACCTGGACCGGCCCGTGGTGGAGGCCCAGGTCAACCAGACCCAGATCTGGAGGGTCGCCGAGGGCATGGAGGCCCGGGTCCGCGTCGACGCGAAGCCGGGCCTGGTCCTCCGGGGCCGGGTCACGCAGGTCTCGCCGTTCGCCGACACCGAGGACACCATGGCCCGGGCCACCGGCGTCATGCGCTACAACGTCGGCATCGAGCTGGAACCCGGCGAGCGGCTGCTGCCCGGCCTCAGCGCCGAGGTGGCCATCCTCATCCCGGCCGAGCGCAACGCCATGGCGATCCCCTCCGAGGCCCTGGCCGTCGAGGGGGGCGAGACGGTCTGCTTCGTCGTCGGCCCGGCCGGAGTCGAACGCCGCGTGGTCGACGCCCGCCCCGGCTCGATCGACCGCCTCCAGGTGGTCGACGGCCTCTCCGAGGGGGAGGAGGTCCTCCTCGGTCCTCCCGGCCCCGCCCCGGAGCCGGAGACGACCGCCCCCGACCGACCCGAGTCGGTGGTGGAGACGGCCTGA